A stretch of Babesia bigemina genome assembly Bbig001, chromosome : III DNA encodes these proteins:
- a CDS encoding protein kinase domain containing protein, putative, translating into MAQEKEEGVGCAAGLIALIKRMFNRKERRKQRCSLEVRTATSKLKKENFEFVRTLGTGGFGRVLLAIPKGVEGMEEPCAVKRQKKYTLIVQKQVDHVISEKKLLASVNHPFIVNMLGTFKDPQYIYIVMECVFGGDFFGYLRSVDRLSSEAAMFYAGQITAIFEYMHSHNIIYRDLKPENLLVGRDGYLKLTDFGFAKVVEMRTYTLCGTPEYLAPEILLNKGHGKAVDWWTLGILIYEMLVGYPPFYNEDPMGIYKKTLECRPVYPSFYDRDAKELTKKLLTFDPSKRLGNLHKGAEDVRTCKWLSGLDFGKLLKKELPAPYVPELKSNDDTGKFGDYPDSMDIPRPVEGRDDPFDNW; encoded by the exons ATGGCGCAGG AGAAAGAGGAAGGCGTGGGATGTGCAGCCGGTCTCATTGCGTTGATAAAACGCATGTTCAACCGGAAGGAGCGCCGTAAGCAAAGATGCAGCCTCGAGGTCCGCACTGCGACGTCTAAGCTGAAGAAGGAGAACTTCGAGTTCGTCCGCACGCTCGGAACTG GTGGTTTCGGACGTGTTCTGCTAGCAATCCCGAAAGGCGTGGAGGGCATGGAGGAGCCATGCGCTGTGAAACGTCAGAAGAAGTACACCCTGATTGTGCAGAAGCAGGTCGATCACGTGATCTCCGagaagaagctgctggcCAGCGTTAACCACCCGTTCATCGTGAACATGCTCGGCACGTTCAAGGACCCGCAGTACATTTACATCGTGATGGAGTGCGTGTTCGGTGGCGACTTTTTCGGCTACCTGCGCAGCGTGGACAGGCTGAGCAGCGAGGCTGCGATGTTCTACGCCGGGCAGATCACCGCCATCTTCGAGTACATGCACTCGCACAACATCATCTACCGTGACCTCAAACCAGAGAACTTGCTAGTGGGCCGCGACGGGTACCTCAAGTTGACTGATTTCGGTTTCGCCAAGGTCGTCGAGATGCGCACGTACACGCTGTGTGGCACGCCCGAGTACCTCGCCCCCGAGATCCTGCTCAACAAAGGACACGGCAAGGCGGTTGACTGGTGGACGCTGGGCATCCTCATCTACGAAATGTTGGTGGGCTACCCGCCCTTCTACAACGAGGACCCCATGGGCATCTACAAGAAGACGCTGGAGTGCCGCCCCGTTTACCCGAGCTTCTACGACCG CGATGCCAAGGAGCTGACCAAGAAACTGCTGACCTTCGACCCGTCGAAGCGTCTCGGTAACCTGCACAAGGGAGCTGAGGACGTTCGCACGTGCAAGTGGTTGTCGGGGTTGGACTTCGGCAAGCTGCTTAAGAAGGAACTGCCCGCCCCGTATGTGCCCGAGTTGAAA AGCAATGACGATACTGGTAAATTCGGTGACTATCCGGATTCGATGGACATCCCCCGTCCGGTCGAGGGCCGTGACGATCCCTTTGACAACTGGTGA
- a CDS encoding U2 small nuclear ribonucleoprotein B', putative: MMPEQAYHAADTLPNQTLYVSNLDDQVHVNDIIKLLFELFIPYGEIVDIRARRTQKLRGQAFVSFSEISSATAALKGVNNRIFLNRPIKVAYARTQSHRSMKPSECYRLLTSERHRPSDPAPTQDAAEGAQDSSGSHTLFVENMHPEMNKMAVEILFKQYPGYKDCRFVEGKCVAFVDFATEYQGEVALQGLQGFKVSHGHELRISFAK, translated from the exons ATGATGCCAGAGCAGGCGTACCACGCAGCCGACACCCTGCCAAACCAGACGTTGTACGTGTCTAACCTGGACGACCAGGTACACGTCAACGACATCATAAAGCTGCTGTTCGAGCTGTTTATTCCCTATGGAGAGATCGTCGATATCCGCGCCCGCCGTACGCAGAAGCTACGGGGCCAGGCGTTCGTCTCATTCAG CGAGATTTCTAGCGCTACCGCAGCCTTAAAAGGCGTCAACAATCGCATCTTTCTGAACCGGCCCATTAAGGTGGCCTATGCGCGCACGCAGTCGCACAGGTCCATGAAACCCTCGGAATGCTACCGCCTGCTGACGTCAGAGCGCCATCGCCCCTCGGACCCTGCGCCCACGCAGGACGCGGCCGAGGGCGCTCAGGacagcagcggcagccaCACTCTGTTCGTGGAGAACATGCATCCGGAGATGAACAAGATGGCAGTTGAGATTCTATTCAAGCAGTACCCGGGCTACAAGGACTGCCGCTTCGTGGAGGGCAAGTGCGTGGCGTTCGTCGACTTCGCGACGGAGTACCAAGGCGAGGTCGCCCTTcaggggctgcaggggttcAAAGTCTCGCACGGCCACGAGTTGCGCATATCGTTCGCCAAGTAG